The genomic DNA AGCTTGTTGAGACAGATGATAAAGAGACTGCAGCTAATAGGACTTAATGGGTAATACAATCACATAGAAAACCAGAGGTAGTTGGCAGATAAGGCACTCAATGCTAAGGCATAAAACTAGCACTAATAGTGCTAGATATTACACAATGTGATACCATAACATAtaggggttacacacacacacacacacacacacacacacatgtatatatgttgCCTTATGTCCCAATGTGCTCCAATGTGTTTGGACATTCTATTTTCATGTCATGTCAAAATGTAGATTTTGTGAGAGGTGTGATCCTTGATTGTGCTTTTAGTCAAAGCAGTGAAGATTTCTTCGCACTTAAAGCACCTTGACTGCTGCAGTCCTGATTAGACAGAGTTTAAAAAGTGGGCTCAGTCCTGAGAAATGCATTTTATGCATTAAAAATAGCCATACAGCATAGCTAACTAGGATGCTGCAGTGTGACTCAACACTGCCAACCTTACATTAGCATGAGCAGAAACGCATTATAAACAGGTTTTTAGCAAGAACTTTAATTTGAGTCTTTTCCATAATGACCTACTGAGCCCctttcagaaaaagaaaaagaaaaagaaggattGTGGGAACTCACATTCTTCTCAGGGGGCCCTCGTGAACTTACATACCATTGCTTAACCATCAGAGTAACTACTTGGAGAGAGCTGAGCATGGCTCCATGCCAACACATTGAACCACTCATCTGACTGCCCCTCTCTCGTTTGAAGCCTGCATCTGTAATGGCTGGACGATTTACAATTAGCCTGTTCTGTCACCATCCCAAATTAACCCCGTTCTTCTCAGCAGACTTGAGTTCTGTGAGTTTGTTGTCGTTTGTTTCTGCCCTCCTGCagtgagagaggaaatggagagaaggagtgagtacAGATGTAAGAGTGGGGGAAGTTGAATGCTGCTTGTTTATCTTGGCCCACAGGAGGAATGCAGgggagtagagaaagagagcgagagcgtgaAATGGAAGATGGAATTCATTCACGGCagcatgcagtgtgtgcaggtgagagagatgaaccGTTGGGAGCGTCTGCCCGTCACTGCTTCAGGATTCATCAACTGAGATTCATTTAGAAGGATTATTGGACTTAAAATGAGGAAGAATGACTAAAACAAGATATTGTGTTGAGCCCATTTACATTACCATATCATTATGAATAAATACCTACTGTACCTTGTAAATAAGATATCAGATGTGCTATACGTAATGTGATGAATATGTATTTGTGAGATGTAGATGTAGTGAAGATGTAAATCACTATTTTTCAAATAAACAGTATAAGGGTAATGAGGAAGTGGTTTCAAGCCGTCTCTGTCCTACTTACAACCCCCTCAGGAGACCTTGCGGACTCTCCTCATCCGATTGGTCGAAgcccagagcagcagcagccaccacGTGCGAGATGCCATGCCCGATCCATCCCCGCCCCCACTACTACCCCTCCACCAGTTCCACCCCCCCTACGCTGGCGCAGTGGACGCTGACCCCAACCACAGCGGGGCTCACTCCTCTGCCAAtgcccatcaccaccaccaccaccattccCTCTGCAAGGCTCCACACCCGGTGGCCAGCAAGACCTGCCTGACGGACGGCCTCAACCCGGGCCAGTGCTGCCAGGGAGCCCTGCCCACTGACATGCCCAGTTGTGCCCAGAGAGCCAAGGAGCGGACAGCGGCCTTCAGCGCCATCACTGAGCTTAGGTGTGGGCTCACTTGTGTGGGATGGTCGCAACACTAAGAATAAGGGTTTGATACCTAGGGTGGACACAGACGGAcgaaaatatatactgtatgtttactgaaaatgtatacattactgtaagttgttttggataaaagcatctggtAAATTGTAAATGGGAGGAAAGGTCAGTAATGGTGTGTAAAAGATTGTGTGTTTTGATACACAGTtagttcctcttcttctctatcaccgtctcacttcctctctcacgttttttttatctcacaCTCAGCAACATAACAGACTAACGCACGCAAACACGCCGTAGAGTAGGGATAGTTCTCTGTTACCTACCACAACCACACTCTATATTACTCCCACTGGCCTTTGACCTCCCCAAGAGGACTCCAACAGTGTGGCCATTGAGTCTCTAAAGCAGTAGAGTTCCTTCCTCAGAGGGTTTGAGAGTTCGAAGTTGACGTAGGCCACCACTGAACTGAgctacaacaacaataacaaaaacaacaacgaGTTCAAAGGGGCTATAAAACAGATGTAGCTCTGTGCTCCACTCACTCCCCTTCTCCGTCCTCTCCTGacttcctccatctccacctgaTGCTCTAGCCCCGTGTCTGAGAAAAGGggaacgacaacaacaacataaattcAAGAGGGCTTAACCTTCTTTAGCTGGGTGGGCCAATCTCTCGCTCAGTGGATTTACTGGATTACTGAAACATTGAGAACAAGTATATACTGTATCCGGTGGAAACTCGCTATCGATGGCCTATCCTCCACTATGGAGTGAGAAAGCGAACAACAACAGTAACTTTCTTTAGCTGTTTGGCCGTAGCTACGATTtgtgctgctctgtgctccgcacaccacatccatcagcacTAGCTGTGGTGGTTGGGATGATGCTCTTGCCCTTGCCCTCAGGGGAAAGGAAGCACGActactgcaactgcaactgcaaCGGGAACAACAAGTTCCAAAGGGAAACAAAACAGATAAGaatgataaaaataaaataaaaaatggatgTAGTGTCCCCACTCACTGCTCCCACGccacatctcctcctctctctctccacctgcagGGCAGATGTGGAGCGCCTCCGCATGGCCCACCTGGAGGAGCGCAAGGATCAGAAGGAAGTGCTGCGCGTGCTCAAGGACTTCCAGCGGCAGGTGGAGGACCTGATCTCTGCCCAGCGGGGCAACAGGGATGAGGAGGGCTGCAGCAGCgcccagctcctgcagctcaaGCAGGAGGTCCAGGACGTGGCCaatatgtgagcgtgtgtgtgtgtgtgtgtgtgtgtgtgtgtgtgtgtgtgtgtgtgtgtgtgtgtgtgtctgtacatgtgtgcgttGTTCtgggtgtatctgtatgtgtgtgtgtgtgttgccatggtgtatgcatgtctgtctgtctgtgctttattctgtgtgcatgtgtggttcgctttgtttgtgtgtgtgtgtgtgtgtgtgtgtgtgtgtgtgtgtgtgtgtgtgtgtgtgtgtgtgtgtgtgtgtgtgtgtgtgtgtgtgtgtgtgttgtcataggtatgtgtatgcatgtctgtttgtctgtgcttcattctgtgtgtgcacacgaaATATGCCATGGATGTTGTAGCTAATGCAGtttaaaaaagtttttttccAAACTCATTAATGCAATGCTTCCACTCTCTCAGGGTCTACGTGCAGAAAGTTTCTGCTTTTTCAATAAGTAGATACTAAATCCGGTGGAAACCCGCTATCGATGGCCTATCCTCCACTATGGAGTGCCGTTGCAAGGGCAGATCTGTAATAGTTGTCCCATCAGTTAATACACAATTAGTGAACCCACATAGACAAACAGTCTGGTGCACTTAGCAAACACTATCCGTTTATTGTCCACACTTACTGGCAGATAATATTGACAACAGACCAGTGGTGGACATCTTGTATTTTAATTGAcccaagagagaggaagtgcttgtttgtttgtgggcatgtttgtgtggaagaaatGGCCTGCCACCCTTTGAGAAACCATTGCTTCAGCACTTGCGGGAATTTCACTCTGGCTAATTCCAGCTATTTCCCGTTTTTCACTTTTCATGACACCACAGAGAGATGTGGAGTTGTAATTTAAGTGTGACTGAAGCGGCTTCATGACTAAAATGTCTTGGTTACCATAAGTGTGtggaagcagtgtgtgtgtgtgtgcgtgtgtgtgtgtgtgtgtgtgtgtgtgtgtgtgtgtgtgtgtgtgtgtgtgtgtgtgtgtgtgtgtgtgtgtgtgtgtgtgtgcctgtgtgtgtgcaatgctaTCCAGTGTTCTTGAGGGTCCCTGAATACCTCTGGAAGTTTTTATAGAAATCACTGAGTTTTAGTGGTGGACCTACCCTGGAAATACCTCTGTGGGGAGTGTTGTTGGGCAGTAGTCTACTAGTAAACCAGACAGAGCTGGGAAGGTTGACCTGACCCCTCAGTGGACACAAGGTTGATGGATGTCTTTTGGGTTTGGTTCTAGTTTGTTTTTCCATAATGAAGAGACGTGTTTGCATAGGCAAACAACAGGGCGTTCTGAACAAGCGGTTGTATCTTTGAAAATGTGGTCTACAAGAATAATGTATAGTAGTCCCCAAGCTGGCTGACAGGCAgacttccatgtgtgtgtgtgtgtgtgtgtgtgtcttttcaggACACGCCAGGCAATGGCAGCGCTCCAAAAACTAGGTATACAACTGGAGAGCATGGGAGCGGAGGCCAACTCAAAACAGGCTGATAAATGTGACAGCTaaaggtgaggggtgtgtgtgtgtgtgtgtgtgtgtatgtgtgtgtgggtgtgtgtgtgtgtgtgtgtgtgtgtgtgtgtgtgtgtgtgtgtgtgtgtgatagggagagagagagagatatacattaAAGTCAGGAATGGAAAAGTGAACCTAGAAAATGAAAGACGAATCTCAGCGATTAATAATGTAACCACTGTTCATGTCATCCTCACCTAGGATCATcgcaaaaaaaagtgtgtgtgtctttctctcccagtgACAATCCTGTGACTCCGAAGACGATGTCAAAGAACCTCAGTCGAGAACAAAATCCACTCCCTGAGCATGTACTTTTAATAAACTGCTTTGTCTGTAAACAGGACAAGCTTACACTTGCTTATAGAAGTTTGTACCAAACATGGGTGGTGAGTGCCACAATGCAAAGAAAGGTCAACTGTCCCTCCTCCAAATAATGTTCCTCTCTTGAGTGTAGTAAAATGAAGCGGAATggccctcctgcacacacacacacacacacacacacacacccgcagacatacacacacacaaacccgctgacacacacacacacacacaaacccgctGACACAAACGCCCTTTTATAGAGGTAAACCTAAACTCAGGGTTCCCCACTTCCCCATTTTGTCCTGCAAGTCAGAGGGATCATTGCCTGCTCTGCCCTGTCCTTCTTAGCTGAATTAATGATACTCAAGTCTTTATACATTCACTTCATCTTTCCGTGACCACTTACACCACTGTTCTGGGTAGATCAGGTTGAAGAGGAAGCAGGCATTAACTTGTGATCCGCCCTCGGCCcaaaacacaattaaaaaatCAGATTCCTTTTAATTTGCTTATGATAGATGTAATGTACATTTTGTTTTCCAGATGAACTTAGGGTTAGGGCAACGTTAGCGTTTGAAGTTGGTTTAATAATATCATGTATCAAATGAGACATAGTACATAgtattattt from Clupea harengus chromosome 18, Ch_v2.0.2, whole genome shotgun sequence includes the following:
- the LOC105907140 gene encoding uncharacterized protein LOC105907140, producing the protein MAEQAESKTIYMSPELMQASGNGPRGSQDNPIPAVKPLSSHRLNSYVQSHDRGLRRSFGSTDLLHNAHPNSNIALGSDSADSLEGAMPLHSDKLQSNTDITPKSHEGSKISIELERPAAGEGKSSDKKPKAGVVSAEDEEEEEKWVDASEIGESTEEGREEEDKEEAMPLPFIGQAGKKHQCMDDTAASAYEDSNYLQDFHSLPKSLVSSEITHCLYMLEEECRGVEKESESVKWKMEFIHGSMQCVQETLRTLLIRLVEAQSSSSHHVRDAMPDPSPPPLLPLHQFHPPYAGAVDADPNHSGAHSSANAHHHHHHHSLCKAPHPVASKTCLTDGLNPGQCCQGALPTDMPSCAQRAKERTAAFSAITELRADVERLRMAHLEERKDQKEVLRVLKDFQRQVEDLISAQRGNRDEEGCSSAQLLQLKQEVQDVANMTRQAMAALQKLGIQLESMGAEANSKQADKCDS